One genomic region from Chthonomonas calidirosea T49 encodes:
- a CDS encoding DUF1559 domain-containing protein: protein MFKKKGFTLIELLVVIAIIAILAAILFPVFAQARERARSAVCISNMKQIGLALAMYVQDYDELMPTAFANIPPINGGGGWSPFPIPFEMQLMPYVKNDYLWHCPSDDAPRDNNWIGSFWDGSYAARQIPRSYGYVGNLNTYQHDAIDPNSPDPNTGMSAWGQGYSLAGIDRPAETIAIVESWGLFSNGADDAMVGSPWGDLFTNCDTSKLAGRQFPPVAPVDSYVNEPCKDWYTSVRPCRGHFNQGNYIFADGHAKVTRWPDVRHDDFWLFKRSKPTQTFSP from the coding sequence ATGTTTAAGAAAAAGGGTTTTACCCTAATCGAATTGCTCGTGGTTATCGCTATAATAGCGATACTTGCTGCGATCCTGTTCCCCGTTTTCGCTCAGGCTCGTGAGCGGGCACGGTCCGCTGTATGTATCAGCAACATGAAGCAGATCGGGTTGGCATTGGCCATGTACGTTCAGGACTATGATGAGCTTATGCCCACCGCCTTTGCCAACATACCGCCGATCAACGGAGGAGGAGGCTGGAGCCCCTTCCCCATCCCCTTCGAAATGCAGCTGATGCCCTACGTTAAAAACGATTATCTATGGCACTGCCCTAGCGATGATGCCCCGCGTGACAACAACTGGATCGGTTCTTTCTGGGACGGGAGTTATGCCGCTCGACAGATTCCGCGATCCTACGGTTATGTGGGGAATCTGAATACTTATCAGCACGATGCCATTGACCCAAATAGCCCTGACCCGAACACCGGCATGAGCGCATGGGGACAAGGCTACTCTTTAGCCGGAATCGATAGGCCGGCGGAGACGATAGCCATTGTAGAATCGTGGGGACTTTTCTCCAACGGAGCTGACGATGCTATGGTGGGAAGTCCATGGGGAGATCTGTTTACCAACTGCGATACCTCTAAGTTGGCAGGAAGACAGTTTCCTCCTGTAGCACCGGTCGACTCCTATGTGAACGAGCCCTGTAAGGACTGGTATACTAGCGTACGGCCATGCAGAGGCCACTTCAACCAAGGCAACTACATCTTCGCCGATGGCCACGCTAAGGTAACCCGTTGGCCAGATGTACGCCACGATGACTTCTGGCTGTTCAAACGGAGTAAGCCAACTCAAACCTTCAGCCCATAG
- a CDS encoding tetratricopeptide repeat protein, with protein MQSSIGSRCNVRRLVGLLSLAVLIGFGALCLRAWHQTWLSEAYLPALQQAARERPYDASLMALLGARLAQARRYNEAARSLERAVALGEDNPELWLTWAATEAVRDERNFAWAILMAGMQHPQDAPLLQAALQRCHALPPNTTPLALATAISPLGPQSLVAHYARGSFLNFLADWYGHLFPERSGYATRKAWALKRPGDPTVQRLWGEALLRDGRYAEAVLVLQRAYRLAPKSLRIHRDLADALYHEGDVGKAGLEYEACLKEHPNDLASLLGLGRVALDKHILQMAIDVFRRATTLAPHNPDAWIGLGRAYFNQQLDLGRSLQAYQQAVRLAPDRTDFYPYYADTLRATYHYREAEQVLRRRLQEAPYEARTYFLLAVTLQEVNVTPARLQEAEGDLRVAVELEPQNAAMLSALGRLLQEEGKAEQAIPFLETALKLDVHDVAATIALARACRTAGRMREAQAAEKSAADLTRYLAQVKSLQDAIQQHPEESILYRRLADLYLSGGEPDKAQNYLQAAELLEHNQARALQGLRALQNATFNTQTLNRR; from the coding sequence GTGCAAAGCAGTATAGGGTCTCGATGTAACGTTCGTCGTCTTGTTGGGCTCCTCTCTTTAGCGGTGCTCATCGGCTTCGGCGCTCTCTGCCTACGCGCTTGGCACCAAACCTGGCTTTCCGAAGCTTACTTGCCCGCTCTTCAACAAGCAGCACGCGAAAGACCTTACGACGCATCCCTGATGGCTTTACTAGGTGCCCGACTTGCCCAAGCACGACGTTATAACGAGGCAGCGCGTAGTTTAGAACGCGCCGTCGCCCTCGGCGAGGACAATCCCGAGCTGTGGCTTACCTGGGCGGCTACGGAGGCAGTGCGCGATGAACGCAATTTTGCGTGGGCTATCCTTATGGCGGGGATGCAACATCCTCAAGACGCACCACTGCTGCAGGCTGCTCTACAAAGATGCCATGCGCTGCCTCCAAATACCACCCCACTTGCCCTAGCCACAGCCATCTCTCCCTTAGGTCCGCAAAGCCTTGTGGCGCACTATGCAAGGGGAAGTTTTCTGAACTTTCTAGCGGACTGGTATGGGCATCTGTTTCCGGAACGCAGCGGCTATGCGACGCGAAAAGCATGGGCGTTGAAACGGCCTGGCGATCCGACAGTCCAGCGTCTATGGGGAGAGGCCTTGTTAAGAGATGGGCGTTATGCGGAGGCGGTATTGGTGCTTCAGAGAGCCTATCGGTTGGCCCCAAAATCGTTGCGTATCCACCGCGACCTCGCCGATGCTCTGTATCATGAGGGCGATGTCGGAAAAGCCGGCCTAGAATATGAGGCCTGTTTAAAGGAACACCCAAACGATCTAGCTTCACTATTGGGGTTAGGCCGGGTGGCCTTAGATAAGCACATTCTGCAAATGGCCATAGATGTTTTTCGAAGAGCCACTACCCTGGCCCCTCATAATCCGGATGCCTGGATCGGGCTTGGGAGAGCCTATTTCAATCAGCAGCTCGATTTAGGCCGTTCCCTTCAAGCGTACCAACAAGCGGTAAGGCTCGCTCCTGATCGTACTGACTTCTACCCTTACTATGCCGACACGCTTCGGGCAACCTACCACTATCGTGAGGCCGAGCAGGTGTTACGACGTCGCCTGCAAGAAGCACCCTATGAGGCACGCACCTACTTTCTGTTGGCGGTAACCCTTCAGGAGGTTAATGTGACCCCGGCACGCCTTCAAGAGGCCGAGGGCGATCTGAGGGTCGCTGTGGAGCTGGAGCCGCAGAATGCGGCCATGCTTTCAGCTTTAGGACGCTTGCTTCAGGAGGAAGGGAAGGCCGAGCAGGCTATCCCGTTTTTAGAAACGGCCTTGAAGCTCGACGTGCACGATGTCGCTGCCACCATCGCGCTAGCTCGTGCGTGTAGGACTGCAGGGCGTATGCGGGAGGCACAAGCGGCTGAGAAAAGCGCTGCCGATCTGACCCGCTATCTCGCACAAGTAAAATCGCTGCAAGATGCCATCCAACAACACCCTGAAGAGAGTATTCTTTATCGCAGGCTGGCTGATCTCTATCTGAGTGGGGGTGAGCCTGATAAAGCTCAGAACTACTTGCAGGCAGCCGAACTGCTCGAACACAATCAAGCAAGAGCATTGCAAGGATTACGTGCCTTACAGAACGCCACATTTAACACCCAAACACTGAATAGACGCTAG